A DNA window from Loxodonta africana isolate mLoxAfr1 chromosome 7, mLoxAfr1.hap2, whole genome shotgun sequence contains the following coding sequences:
- the GPR137 gene encoding integral membrane protein GPR137 isoform X2, with protein MESNLSGLVPAAGLVPALPPAVTLGLTAAYTTLYALLFFSVYAQLWLVLLYGHKRLSYQTVFLALCLLWAALRTTLFSFYFRDTPRANRLGPLPFWLLYCCPVCLQFFTLTLMNLYFAQVVFKAKAKRRPEMSRGLLAVRGAFVGASLLFLLVNVLCAVLSRRRRAQPWALLLVRILVSDSLFVICALSLAACLCLVARRAPSTSIYLEAKGTSVCQAAAMGGAMVLLYASRACYNLAALALAPRSRLDAFDYDWYNVSDQADLVNDLGNKGYLVFGLILFVWELLPTTLLVGFFRVHRPPQDLSTSRILNGQVFGSRSYFFDRAGHCEDEGCSWEHSRGESTRCRDQAAITTASTLPPRRDPPPF; from the exons ATGGAGAGTAACCTGTCTGGCCTGGTGCCTGCTGCTGGGCTGGTGCCTGCGCTGCCACCCGCCGTGACCCTGGGGCTGACCGCCGCCTACACCACCCTGTACGCCCTGCTCTTCTTCTCCGTCTATGCCCAGCTCTGGCTGGTGCTCCTGTACGGGCACAAGCGGCTCAGCTACCAGACGGTGTTCCTGGCACTCTGTTTGCTCTGGGCTGCGCTGCGTACCACCCTCTTCTCCTTCTACTTCCGAGACACCCCTCGAGCCAACCGCCTGGGGCCCCTGCCCTTTTGGCTTCTCTACTGCTGCCCTGTCTGCCTGCAGTTCTTCACGCTGACGCTAATGAATCTCTACTTTGCCCAG GTGGTGTTCAAGGCCAAGGCAAAGCGTCGTCCGGAAATGAGTAGAGGCTT GCTGGCCGTCCGAGGGGCCTTCGTGGGGGCCTCGCTGCTCTTTCTGCTGGTGAACGTGCTGTGTGCTGTGCTATCCCGCCGGCGCCGGGCACAGCCCTGGGCACTACTCCTGGTGCGCATCCTGGTGAGCGACTCCCTCTTCGTCATCTGCGCACTCTCTCTTGCTGCCTGCCTCTGCCTTGTGGCCCGGCGGGCCCCTTCCACCAGCATCTACCTGGAGGCCAAG GGGACCAGTGTGTGCCAGGCAGCTGCAATGGGTGGTGCCATGGTCCTGCTCTATGCCAGCCGGGCCTGTTACAACTTGGCAGCCCTGGCCTTGGCCCCCCGGAGCCGGCTGGACGCCTTCGATTATGACTGGTACAACGTCTCTGACCAG GCGGACCTGGTGAATGACCTGGGGAACAAAGGCTATTTGGTATTTGGCCTCATCCTCTTTGTGTGGGAACTGTTGCCCACCACCCTGCTGGTGGGCTTCTTCCGAGTGCACCGGCCCCCACAGGACCTG AGCACCAGCCGCATCCTCAACGGGCAAGTCTTTGGCTCCCGATCCTACTTCTTCGACCGGGCTGGGCACTGTGAAGATGAGGGCTGTTCCTGGGAGCACAGCCGGGGTGAGAGCACCAG GTGCCGGGACCAGGCGGCCATCACCACAGCCTCTACTCTACCCCCCAGACGTGATCCCCCACCCTTCTAG
- the GPR137 gene encoding integral membrane protein GPR137 isoform X1: MESNLSGLVPAAGLVPALPPAVTLGLTAAYTTLYALLFFSVYAQLWLVLLYGHKRLSYQTVFLALCLLWAALRTTLFSFYFRDTPRANRLGPLPFWLLYCCPVCLQFFTLTLMNLYFAQVVFKAKAKRRPEMSRGLLAVRGAFVGASLLFLLVNVLCAVLSRRRRAQPWALLLVRILVSDSLFVICALSLAACLCLVARRAPSTSIYLEAKGTSVCQAAAMGGAMVLLYASRACYNLAALALAPRSRLDAFDYDWYNVSDQADLVNDLGNKGYLVFGLILFVWELLPTTLLVGFFRVHRPPQDLSTSRILNGQVFGSRSYFFDRAGHCEDEGCSWEHSRGESTSMSGSLGSGSWYGSIGREPSWCGGSQTRTTPLLFSQVPGPGGHHHSLYSTPQT, translated from the exons ATGGAGAGTAACCTGTCTGGCCTGGTGCCTGCTGCTGGGCTGGTGCCTGCGCTGCCACCCGCCGTGACCCTGGGGCTGACCGCCGCCTACACCACCCTGTACGCCCTGCTCTTCTTCTCCGTCTATGCCCAGCTCTGGCTGGTGCTCCTGTACGGGCACAAGCGGCTCAGCTACCAGACGGTGTTCCTGGCACTCTGTTTGCTCTGGGCTGCGCTGCGTACCACCCTCTTCTCCTTCTACTTCCGAGACACCCCTCGAGCCAACCGCCTGGGGCCCCTGCCCTTTTGGCTTCTCTACTGCTGCCCTGTCTGCCTGCAGTTCTTCACGCTGACGCTAATGAATCTCTACTTTGCCCAG GTGGTGTTCAAGGCCAAGGCAAAGCGTCGTCCGGAAATGAGTAGAGGCTT GCTGGCCGTCCGAGGGGCCTTCGTGGGGGCCTCGCTGCTCTTTCTGCTGGTGAACGTGCTGTGTGCTGTGCTATCCCGCCGGCGCCGGGCACAGCCCTGGGCACTACTCCTGGTGCGCATCCTGGTGAGCGACTCCCTCTTCGTCATCTGCGCACTCTCTCTTGCTGCCTGCCTCTGCCTTGTGGCCCGGCGGGCCCCTTCCACCAGCATCTACCTGGAGGCCAAG GGGACCAGTGTGTGCCAGGCAGCTGCAATGGGTGGTGCCATGGTCCTGCTCTATGCCAGCCGGGCCTGTTACAACTTGGCAGCCCTGGCCTTGGCCCCCCGGAGCCGGCTGGACGCCTTCGATTATGACTGGTACAACGTCTCTGACCAG GCGGACCTGGTGAATGACCTGGGGAACAAAGGCTATTTGGTATTTGGCCTCATCCTCTTTGTGTGGGAACTGTTGCCCACCACCCTGCTGGTGGGCTTCTTCCGAGTGCACCGGCCCCCACAGGACCTG AGCACCAGCCGCATCCTCAACGGGCAAGTCTTTGGCTCCCGATCCTACTTCTTCGACCGGGCTGGGCACTGTGAAGATGAGGGCTGTTCCTGGGAGCACAGCCGGGGTGAGAGCACCAG CATGTCAGGCAGCCTAGGCTCCGGCAGCTGGTACGGCTCCATCGGGCGGGAGCCGAGCTGGTGCGGGGGCAGCCAGACGCGGACTACTCCTCTGCTCTTCTCCCAGGTGCCGGGACCAGGCGGCCATCACCACAGCCTCTACTCTACCCCCCAGACGTGA
- the BAD gene encoding bcl2-associated agonist of cell death translates to MFQIPEFEQSDREDSTPADRGLGPSPEGYWPSGPSDRHRVAPGFLRDSSHQQGQPTSSGHHGGAAAVETRSRHSSYPAGSDEAEGLEEDPSPFRGRSLSAPPNLWAAQRYGRELRRMSDEFQGYFKGLPRPKSAGTATQMRQSPSWTRIIQAWWDRNLGRGSSAPSQ, encoded by the exons ATGTTCCAGATCCCAGAGTTTGAGCAGAGTGACCGGGAAGACTCCACCCCTGCAGACAGGGGCCTGGGCCCCAGCCCCGAAGGGTACTGGCCTTCAGGCCCCAGCGACCGCCACCGTGTGGCCCCAGGCTTCCTGCGGGACTCCAGTCACCAGCAGGGGCAGCCGACCAGCAGCGGCCACCATGGAG GTGCTGCGGCTGTGGAGACCCGGAGTCGCCACAGCTCATACCCCGCAGGGTCTGATGAGGCTGAAGGGCTGGAGGAGGATCCCAGCCCCTTTCGGGGTCGCTCGCTTTCAGCGCCCCCCAACCTCTGGGCTGCACAGAGATATGGCCGTGAGCTCCGCAGGATGAGTGATGAGTTCCAGGGCTATTTCAAG GGACTTCCTCGCCCGAAGAGCGCGGGCACAGCAACGCAGATGCGGCAAAGCCCCAGCTGGACACGCATCATCCAGGCCTGGTGGGATCGGAATTTGGGGAGAGGCAGCTCCGCCCCGTCTCAGTGA